The following are encoded together in the Strongyloides ratti genome assembly S_ratti_ED321, chromosome : 2 genome:
- a CDS encoding Astacin-like metalloendopeptidase, which translates to MMKIYLFFIIIVLKIFYLVQCKLFSKIIEETRELLRENVREIFDQNIKSYNDINNLEQKILELYKNYNTSIKRNLYENNDTVKIMNKDYENNFDFIMDNSMFNPTLFQGDILLTDNQIKKIIDDLNKQILDINREITKTTLTPEVSLTTIQEIITTTIKTTVSTTIIDIESTTNNDILEKNTTTVLTLSPNTKELDNTRTTTTKDDYDYSEENDEEKNIRNKRNLNNTNLEIIKWKLPISYYIDPAINHNNVKQAIKLFHKNTCIRFIKKENYINNTEGINFYPGPGCLSFIGIVKKDNSQDISLGKDCDTHISIIQHQIGHALGLIHQESYSEREYTNKINNLNINKNLSWHLAISNYFNTFDFKFDYDFGSSMHFNDSKLSENGQQTIIPKIIQYNGMKTFNRTFNFNDYKILNYYYCNEKCPIKINKCENNGYQDPNNCLICKCSNPFSGKFCNILSHSVGACGKDILIARHERQALFRKGNSKCIYKILSKKFSKIFLNLTNLQNNSDEPCLEGTGLEIKYRSNKGITGLCLCGTYTNISLYSEDNIVIVKYFGKKLSDYFRLEYTEVT; encoded by the exons atgatgaaaatttatttattttttattataattgtattaaaaattttttacttagtTCAATGT aaattattttcaaagatTATTGAAGAAACTAGAGAATTGTTAAGAGAAAATGTACGTGAGATCTTtgatcaaaatataaaaagttataatgatattaataatttggaacaaaaaattttagaattatataaaaattataatacttCTATAAAGAgaaatttatatgaaaacAATGATActgtaaaaataatgaataaagattatgaaaataattttgattttattatgGATAATTCAATGTTTAATCCTACACTTTTTCAAggagatattttattaacagataatcagataaaaaaaattattgatgatcttaataaacaaattttggATATTAATAGAGAGATAACAAAAACAACATTAACACCTGAAGTATCATTAACTACAATACAGGAAATTATAACAACAACTATAAAAACAACAGTATCTACAACAATAATTGATATTGAAAGCACTactaataatgatattttagaaaaaaatacaacTACAGTGTTAACATTATCACCAAATACCAAAGAATTAGATAACACTAGAACTACAACAACAAAAGATGACTATGATTATTCAGAAGAAAATGacgaagaaaaaaatataagaaataaaagaaatttaaataatacaaatttagaaattattaaatggaAATTACCAATTTCATATTATATTGATCCAGCCATAAAtcataataatgttaaacaagcaataaaattatttcacaAAAATACATGTataagatttattaaaaaagaaaattatattaataatactgaaggtattaatttttatcctGGTCCTGGTTGTTTGTCATTTATTggtattgttaaaaaagataattctCAAGATATAAGTCTTGGTAAAGATTGTGATACACATATTTCTATAATTCAACATCAAATAGGACATGCTTTAGGACTTATTCATCAAGAATCATATTCAGAAAGAGAAtatactaataaaattaataatttaaatattaataaaaatttaagttgGCATTTAGCAATTTCaaactattttaatacatttgattttaaatttgattatGATTTTGGATCATCAATGCATTTTAATGATTCAAAATTGAGTGAAAATGGTCAACAAACTATAATaccaaaaattattcaatatAATGGTATGAAAACGTTTAATagaacttttaattttaatgattataaaatattaaattattattattgtaatgAAAAATGTCCTATTAAGATTAATAAATGTGAAAATAATGGATATCAAGATccaaataattgtttaatttgTAAATGTTCAAATCCTTTTAGTggaaaattttgtaatattttatcacatTCTGTTGGTGCTTGTggaaaagatatattaattgCACGTCATGAAAGGCAAGCTTTATTTAGAAAAGGAAATtctaaatgtatatataaaatattaagtaaaaaattttcaaaaatttttttaaacttaacaaatttacaaaataattcaGATGAACCATGTTTAGAAGGAACAGGAttagaaattaaatatagAAGTAATAAAGGTATAACTGGATTATGTTTATGTGGAacatatacaaatatttccCTATATTCTGAAGATAATATAGTTATTGTAAAGTattttggaaaaaaattGTCTGACTATTTTAGACTTGAATATACAGAAGTTACttag